In the Dyella humicola genome, TGACAGCGCAGACCCCGAGCATCGACGTGGGCCGCGGCAGCAGTCTTCGCGACGTGGTGGGTCAGCTACGCGAGGAACACGTCACTTCGGTCGGGCCGCTCTACTGGCGCGTGCTTGCCGAGCAACTGCGCGTGGCGGGGCGTTTGCATGCGGGTGAATACGCACTCATCGTGGGTATGACCCCGCGCGAACTGCTGCTCAATATGGCGGCGGGCAAGGTGCTGCAACGCAACTTCACCATCGTCGATGGCTGGAATTTCCGCGACCTGCGCCAGGCGCTGGCCAAGGCCGACCGCCTGCGCCAGGACGGTGCCGGGCTGGATGACGCGGCCTTGATGGCCAAGCTCGGTGCCGATGGCGAGATGCCGGAAGGGCGCTTCCTGCCCGAGACCTATGCCTACGTGAAGGGCGATAGCGATCTGGACATCCTGCGCCGTGCGCATGTCGCGATGGGCAAGATGCTCGATACGCTGTGGGCCCAGCGCGACAAGAATGTGCCGTTGGCTACGCCGTATGACGCCTTGATCCTGGCCTCCATCGTGGAGAAGGAGACCGGTCGTGCGGATGAGCGTCCGCGCATCGCTGGCGTATTCGTGCGCCGTCTTCAGGATCACATGCTGCTGCAGACCGACCCCACGGTGATCTACGGCATGGGCGAGTCGTATACGGGGAGTATCCACAAGGTGGACCTCACTACGGACACGCCGTACAACACCTATACCCGTCCCGGCTTACCGCCAACGCCGATTGCCATGCCCGGCAAGCCGGCCATCGAGGCCGCGCTGCACCCGGCAGACGGCACCGAGCTGTATTTCGTGTCCCGTGGCGACGGCAGCCACGCGTTCTCCAGTACGCTGGACGAACACAATCGCAACGTCGCCTGCTACCAACTGAAGCGCTGCCCATGACCCCAAGCGGTATGATCCCAGGCGGTATGACTCCACGCGGCAAGTTCATCTCGCTCGAGGGAGGTGAAGGTGCCGGCAAGAGCACCTTGCTAGCCGGGCTCCATAAACACCTGATGGGGCTGGGCGTAGATCTGGTGCAGACGCGTGAGCCTGGCGGCACGCCGCTGGGCGAGGCGGTGCGCAGCATCGTGCTCGATCCGGCGCGCGGCGACATGAGCGCCGAGTCGGAGCTGTTGCTGATGTTCGCTTCGCGCGCGCAGCTGGTGCGCGAATGCATCGAGCCGGCCCTGACCGCCGGCCGCTGGGTACTGTGCGACCGTTTCACCGATGCCAGCTTT is a window encoding:
- the mltG gene encoding endolytic transglycosylase MltG, whose protein sequence is MSRDKMQGRVRWRALFVLVLLAVAGALIYGWLDFERFARTPLAVTAQTPSIDVGRGSSLRDVVGQLREEHVTSVGPLYWRVLAEQLRVAGRLHAGEYALIVGMTPRELLLNMAAGKVLQRNFTIVDGWNFRDLRQALAKADRLRQDGAGLDDAALMAKLGADGEMPEGRFLPETYAYVKGDSDLDILRRAHVAMGKMLDTLWAQRDKNVPLATPYDALILASIVEKETGRADERPRIAGVFVRRLQDHMLLQTDPTVIYGMGESYTGSIHKVDLTTDTPYNTYTRPGLPPTPIAMPGKPAIEAALHPADGTELYFVSRGDGSHAFSSTLDEHNRNVACYQLKRCP